AAGCTAGTGGGGACAAGGTTTTGACGAATCACGAAATTGCTGTTCGTCTAATTGAAACGGCTGACGAACTTGATGTGGTGAAGGAAATTTACCGCACCCAAAAGGCACTTTTGGGTTTCTTTCCTGATGAAGCGTTTCAACAGCGTGCTGATGCCAAGCAAATTTTGATCGCATGGTCCGGTAGCGACGCAGCTGGCTACGTGCTGTTCGCGACCAATCAGCGGTATGAGGTTCGCATCACTCACCTATGCGTGAAATCTGAGTATGGAAATCGGAAAATTGCAAAACAGCTAATCGCGGCGCTAGTGCAGGCGCACCCGAACCATTCTCGTATCCGCCTCAATTGCAGAGTCGATTACGAAGCCGCCGGTAGATACCGTCGGATGGGATTTTCAGAACTGCGTCGTTTTCCTGGTAAGAAGCAAGGAGGCAGTGAACTCATTGCTTTTGCGCTGGCAATTAATGAAACACCGCTGTTCGACGCCCTAGACGAGCCAAGCGAAACGGTAACCGTTGTGTGTGACACGATGGTTTGCATCGACATTGAAGACCAAGACCGACCGCACCATAAAGCAAGCAGTGGGTTACGATCTGATTGGCTAGTTGATGAAATCAATTTGAAAGTTACGCCTGAAATTTTTGCTGATCTCGGTCGTCAGGCAGAGCCTTTACGGAGCGATATGCGTTCGGCGGTGAAGAACGGTTGGGACCAGGTGGCAGTGGATCCGCTGGAGGTAGAGCGACAGTTGAAGGAGGTCCGTCAGGTCATGGGCGAGCCAAAGGATGATGCGAGCGCTTCAGATCAAAGACATATCGCTATTGCAGCAGCCATTGAGTCCGCAGCATTCGTCACCCGTGACGAGGAGGTCCTGAGCTTCCGCGAACAAATCCAAAGCTCGCTTGGATTACGTTTGCTTCCGCCGTCAGAATTCATAACCGAATACGACGCAGTGCTGAACTCGCATCGCTATCAGTACCGCGAACTGACTCGATCGGGAATCGAACGATGCCGAGTAGGTTCGATCGACGACTTTGATCTGAAGTGTTTTATTGACTCAGCAGGCGGCGAGACTCTCAAAGTCTTCCGTGCTAAACTAATCGCGATGCTTGCCGCTCCACGTGAGTGGGAAATTTATCGTGTTTGTTCGCGAAGCGATAAATGTATTGCGTTGTTCGCAATTCGGATTTTGGACGGCGGCGGCCGTGAAATCCACCTACTTCGCTTGAGTCGGCGTCTGGTTGGCACTCGTTTTGGACGAATCCTTGCAGAGTACATTGCCGATCAACCGCTCGGTGCATGGCGAAGCGGACAGCGTAGAATAGTTACGATTTCGGATCGTTATGCGACGCCGCTTGTTTTGGGGGCATGTTCGCGGCGGGGCTGGTCTCACGCCGATGGATCGCTATGGAGGCTTTCATTGCCAGGACAGTGGAGTCAATCCAGCCTGTGTGCCGAGCTTTCAGCAATGAGTGATTCGGGAATTGTCCCGATGGAGTTTGCAGAACAGATTTCAAAATCGATCGATATCGATCACAATTGCTTAGGCAACGAGGCTGAAACGCAGCAACTTGAGCGTTTGATTCATCCAGGCAAGGTCACTTTCGGTCAACTCCCAACTTGGGTAATACCGATACAACCCCGTTGGGCACAGGAACTTTTCGATTTCCGGCTCTGGAATATGCCTCTTTTTGATCCTGAAACATCATTGGTCATCAACCCGGACTCGGCTTATTACAAGAGCCCTCGGCAGGGGCCTAGCACCCCATTTGGACGGATTTTGTGGTACGTCAGCGGCGACAAGCGAAAAGGTGGTGGCCGGGTTCGGGCATGCTCGGCATTGACCAAACGTGTCCAAGGTACAGTCAAGAATCTGTTTCGTGAGTTTCAACGGTTCGGTGTCTACGAATGGCGTCATCTGATGGAACACTTCAAGAACGCCGACGCCCAAGGCTTGGCGATTGAATTCACGAGCACGGAGTTGTTTGAGAACCCGATCACGTTCGAGGTCGTAAACGACGTTTTAGAGTCTCACGGAATGAAGCGACAGCAGTTCATTTCCGCGGTGCTGATCCCCGATTCTGCTTTTCAAGAAATCTATTCGCAATCCACACAACATGAGCCTTGACCAATGTTGTTTCTGTCTATCCATCCAGAGCACGTCAAAGCGATTGTTGAAGGCCGTAAGACGGTTGAGCTTCGCAAACGCAAACCAAGTATTGATCCTGGATCCGCGGTAGTCATCTACGCGACCATGCCGAAGTGTGAAGCGGTCGCGGTCGCCACTGTCGAGGCAATCGAGGTTGGGGAACCAACGATTATTTGGCGAAATTGTGGCAAGCTGTCCGCTGTTTCAGTGCAAGCGTTCAACGCCTACTTCGACGGTGCTGGCAAGGCTGTCGGCATTCACCTGTCGAGTATCGCTGTTTTTAAAGAACCCGTTTCTCTTGGGGAGCTTCGCCAGCGTTGGGACGGTTTTCAGCCGCCCCAACAGTATCGCTATCTCGACGCAAAGCAACAGAAGTTCATCACAGCCCGAGAAACGACTGTTGGCGGTTGTTCGCTATCCTAGCTGTCTAAGACCGCTTGTGAGTGCATGTTGGAATTCGCGGTGTTAGCGTGATTCGAGGGTCAGTTCGTCATTGGGAATCTGCGCCCCCGTTGGGGGCGGCGTTTCTATCGTTATTTGGGTTTCCGGTGGTGTTCGCTGCGCTCGACCACCGGCTACCGTCTGGGGTCCCTGCGGGATCCGATTGGTTCGACGTGTTGAGGTCTTGTTGCATGCCACATGCGTGTCGTGGATAGAATTCGCGGTGTTGGTGCGATTGTACGGAATCGATTACGGTCGCCCCTGCCGGGGCTTTGCGCGTGCTTGGGCTTTGCGGTTCCCACGGTTTGCACCGTGGGCTACCTGCTGTCGTCCCTGCCGGGACTACCGGATGTGTATTGCGTTGAAGTGACAGTTCGATTCTGTTTTCACCAATTCGCGGTGTTGGCG
Above is a genomic segment from Rosistilla ulvae containing:
- a CDS encoding GNAT family N-acetyltransferase, with protein sequence MTNHEIAVRLIETADELDVVKEIYRTQKALLGFFPDEAFQQRADAKQILIAWSGSDAAGYVLFATNQRYEVRITHLCVKSEYGNRKIAKQLIAALVQAHPNHSRIRLNCRVDYEAAGRYRRMGFSELRRFPGKKQGGSELIAFALAINETPLFDALDEPSETVTVVCDTMVCIDIEDQDRPHHKASSGLRSDWLVDEINLKVTPEIFADLGRQAEPLRSDMRSAVKNGWDQVAVDPLEVERQLKEVRQVMGEPKDDASASDQRHIAIAAAIESAAFVTRDEEVLSFREQIQSSLGLRLLPPSEFITEYDAVLNSHRYQYRELTRSGIERCRVGSIDDFDLKCFIDSAGGETLKVFRAKLIAMLAAPREWEIYRVCSRSDKCIALFAIRILDGGGREIHLLRLSRRLVGTRFGRILAEYIADQPLGAWRSGQRRIVTISDRYATPLVLGACSRRGWSHADGSLWRLSLPGQWSQSSLCAELSAMSDSGIVPMEFAEQISKSIDIDHNCLGNEAETQQLERLIHPGKVTFGQLPTWVIPIQPRWAQELFDFRLWNMPLFDPETSLVINPDSAYYKSPRQGPSTPFGRILWYVSGDKRKGGGRVRACSALTKRVQGTVKNLFREFQRFGVYEWRHLMEHFKNADAQGLAIEFTSTELFENPITFEVVNDVLESHGMKRQQFISAVLIPDSAFQEIYSQSTQHEP
- a CDS encoding ASCH domain-containing protein — encoded protein: MLFLSIHPEHVKAIVEGRKTVELRKRKPSIDPGSAVVIYATMPKCEAVAVATVEAIEVGEPTIIWRNCGKLSAVSVQAFNAYFDGAGKAVGIHLSSIAVFKEPVSLGELRQRWDGFQPPQQYRYLDAKQQKFITARETTVGGCSLS